From the genome of Pelobacter propionicus DSM 2379, one region includes:
- a CDS encoding sulfite exporter TauE/SafE family protein encodes MEIAYLSLAALIMEFIDSSLGMMYGTVLSPFLLLMNYSVADVVPSLLISQAVGGFIASWRHHRHGNGDFNSGTTDRRIAVTLIWFGVFASLIGVSLSVSIPPLILKSYIGLLVTLIGLLILWGRSLVLTNARVYLLGSVSAFNKALSGGGFGPLVAGGQLVFRDRCEKGAIASTDFAEAPICLLSFLLWLCFKGIPPLTLCLPLCLGAAIGGFLGPCWLSTIRNREGLKKMLGMLVLLEGIWVLYMVWFR; translated from the coding sequence ATGGAAATAGCCTATCTCTCCCTGGCGGCCCTGATCATGGAGTTCATCGACAGCTCCCTGGGGATGATGTACGGCACGGTGCTCAGCCCGTTTTTGCTTCTCATGAATTACTCTGTTGCCGATGTGGTCCCGTCCCTGCTGATTTCCCAGGCGGTCGGCGGGTTCATCGCCTCCTGGCGCCATCACCGCCACGGCAACGGCGATTTCAACTCCGGCACGACCGACCGTCGCATCGCCGTGACGCTCATCTGGTTCGGCGTGTTCGCCTCCCTGATCGGTGTCTCCCTGTCGGTATCGATTCCCCCCCTGATCCTCAAGAGCTACATCGGCCTGCTGGTGACGCTCATCGGCCTGCTGATCCTCTGGGGTCGCTCCCTGGTGCTGACCAACGCCAGGGTCTACCTCCTGGGCTCGGTCAGCGCCTTCAACAAGGCGCTCTCCGGCGGCGGATTCGGCCCGTTGGTCGCCGGCGGGCAGCTCGTGTTCCGTGACCGCTGCGAAAAGGGGGCCATCGCTTCCACCGATTTCGCCGAGGCCCCGATCTGTCTGCTCAGTTTCCTGCTCTGGCTCTGCTTCAAGGGGATCCCCCCCCTGACCCTCTGCCTGCCGCTCTGTCTGGGGGCGGCCATCGGCGGTTTTCTGGGCCCCTGCTGGTTGAGTACAATACGAAACCGGGAGGGCCTGAAGAAAATGCTGGGAATGCTGGTGCTGCTGGAAGGGATCTGGGTGCTGTACATGGTCTGGTTCCGGTGA
- a CDS encoding lasso peptide biosynthesis B2 protein, which yields MTRGSRNVAAPTMARWFATLRAAPAKWRRRNGAERLLLLEALLLLGVVRILILTIPFRWLAVSLGRRMTESGLHLTPSALRQASMIGQAVRSAAGTTPWKSVCLPQAVAGKWMLKRRGINATLYLGVAKADNRSENLAAHAWLRCGDQIITGAAGHRQFTVVASFS from the coding sequence ATGACAAGAGGTAGCCGGAACGTGGCTGCGCCGACAATGGCCAGATGGTTTGCTACCCTGCGCGCCGCGCCCGCCAAGTGGCGCCGCCGCAATGGCGCCGAGCGGCTGCTGCTTCTGGAAGCCCTGCTGCTGCTCGGGGTTGTGCGCATTCTGATCCTTACCATTCCTTTCCGCTGGCTGGCTGTTTCATTGGGCAGGCGGATGACCGAATCCGGCCTGCACCTGACGCCTTCCGCTCTTCGCCAGGCCAGCATGATCGGACAGGCGGTCCGCTCCGCGGCCGGTACCACCCCCTGGAAGAGCGTCTGTCTCCCCCAAGCCGTGGCGGGAAAATGGATGCTGAAGCGTCGTGGAATCAACGCCACCCTCTATTTGGGGGTAGCGAAGGCGGACAATCGGTCTGAGAACCTGGCAGCCCACGCCTGGCTGCGCTGCGGTGACCAGATCATCACCGGCGCCGCCGGACATCGGCAGTTCACGGTGGTCGCGAGTTTTTCCTGA
- a CDS encoding ABC transporter ATP-binding protein yields MIGELSQACGRLREQLPYLPRAFRLVRHAAGGLTLAWLLVLLLQGLLPVVAVFLTRTLVDGLAAITGSGGGWAALRPLLPAAGAMALVLIGMELCQGIARWLRTAQSELVQDHVHELIHQQGMRLDLSFYDDPGYYDQLHRARIDALSRPAALIENSGALLQSLITLVAMGGVLLTFGPWVPLLLLFSTLPALLVVLRHTIRFHRWRLRNTAAMRKTTYYDLLLTQREAAAEMRLFALGPHFRGLFRNLRHRLRRERVRLARSEVVAQVMAALIGLASMVAPLAWLAYRALNGSVSLGGLALFFQAFFQGQRMMRSLLGSAGEIYRNLMFLENLFEFLSLEPRLGEAPQPLPHPGLRQGIDLQDVSFSYPGSFSRALENFSLQIPAGRITALVGENGAGKTTLIKLLCRFYDPQQGRLLLDGTDIRELELPELRRRITVLFQEPQRYHDTAFTNIALGDIAAAPSMERVREAARAAGADLPVSRLPGGYEAVLGKWFGGAELSGGEWQRLALARAFLRDAELIILDEPTSAMDSWAEADWLLRFRRLVAGRTALMITHRFTTALHADMIHVMEKGRIVESGSHEELLALGGRYEFSWSRQMGPEVP; encoded by the coding sequence GTGATCGGGGAACTCTCCCAGGCGTGCGGGAGGTTGAGGGAGCAGCTCCCCTACCTGCCGCGCGCGTTCCGGCTGGTCCGGCACGCCGCCGGAGGGCTGACGCTCGCCTGGCTGCTGGTGCTGCTGCTCCAGGGGCTGCTGCCGGTGGTCGCCGTCTTCCTGACGCGCACGCTGGTGGATGGCCTGGCCGCCATTACCGGATCGGGCGGGGGGTGGGCGGCCTTGAGACCGCTGCTTCCGGCGGCCGGCGCCATGGCCCTGGTGCTGATCGGCATGGAGCTGTGCCAGGGTATCGCCAGGTGGCTGCGCACGGCCCAGTCCGAACTGGTGCAGGACCATGTGCACGAGCTCATTCACCAACAGGGGATGCGGCTGGATCTCTCCTTCTACGACGATCCCGGGTACTACGACCAGCTGCACCGCGCCCGCATCGATGCGCTCAGCAGGCCTGCCGCCCTGATCGAAAACAGCGGCGCCCTGCTGCAGAGCCTGATCACCCTGGTGGCCATGGGAGGGGTCCTGCTGACCTTCGGCCCGTGGGTCCCCCTGCTGCTGCTGTTCAGTACCCTGCCTGCCCTGCTGGTCGTGCTCCGGCATACGATCCGCTTCCACCGTTGGCGGCTCCGGAACACCGCTGCCATGCGCAAGACCACCTACTACGACCTGCTGCTCACCCAGCGCGAGGCGGCCGCAGAGATGCGTCTGTTCGCCCTCGGCCCCCACTTCCGGGGGCTGTTCCGCAACCTGCGCCACCGGCTGCGCCGGGAACGGGTGCGCTTGGCCCGCAGCGAGGTCGTTGCCCAGGTGATGGCGGCACTGATCGGGCTGGCCAGCATGGTGGCTCCCCTCGCCTGGCTGGCGTACCGGGCGCTGAACGGCTCCGTCAGCCTGGGGGGGCTGGCCCTCTTCTTCCAGGCGTTCTTCCAGGGACAGCGGATGATGCGTTCCCTCCTGGGAAGCGCCGGGGAGATCTACCGCAACCTGATGTTCCTGGAAAACCTGTTCGAGTTCCTCTCCCTGGAGCCCCGGCTCGGCGAGGCTCCTCAGCCGCTTCCCCATCCGGGACTGCGGCAGGGGATCGACCTCCAGGACGTGAGCTTCTCCTATCCCGGCTCCTTCTCCCGAGCCCTGGAGAACTTCAGCCTGCAGATACCTGCTGGGCGGATCACCGCGCTGGTGGGGGAGAACGGTGCGGGCAAGACCACCCTGATCAAGCTGCTCTGCCGCTTCTACGATCCGCAACAGGGGCGCCTGCTTCTGGACGGCACGGATATCCGCGAGCTGGAGCTCCCGGAGCTCAGGCGGCGGATTACGGTGCTCTTCCAGGAGCCGCAACGTTACCACGACACGGCCTTCACCAACATCGCCCTGGGGGACATCGCCGCGGCGCCATCCATGGAACGGGTGAGGGAAGCGGCCCGGGCCGCGGGGGCCGATCTGCCCGTCAGCCGTCTGCCGGGCGGCTACGAGGCCGTGCTGGGAAAATGGTTCGGCGGTGCCGAACTGAGCGGCGGCGAGTGGCAGCGGCTGGCCCTGGCGCGGGCATTCCTGAGGGATGCCGAACTGATCATCCTGGACGAGCCGACCAGCGCCATGGATTCCTGGGCCGAGGCGGACTGGCTGCTCCGCTTCCGCCGGCTGGTTGCCGGCCGCACCGCGCTGATGATCACCCACCGCTTTACAACGGCCCTGCATGCGGATATGATCCACGTCATGGAAAAGGGGCGAATTGTCGAATCGGGCAGCCATGAAGAGTTGCTGGCCCTAGGGGGGCGCTACGAGTTCTCCTGGAGCCGCCAGATGGGGCCGGAGGTTCCATGA